The following coding sequences lie in one Heteronotia binoei isolate CCM8104 ecotype False Entrance Well chromosome 6, APGP_CSIRO_Hbin_v1, whole genome shotgun sequence genomic window:
- the LOC132573524 gene encoding phospholipase A2 inhibitor subunit A-like — MLLFLAFCGLVLRTSLAVPQQKQQPECSCEEIQRLTVRLDSLSKELKDLSTAFYSVHNARSFGSGSESLFVTNGQEGNFDTASSICLRAKGVVPVPANEAENNALMKTLQRHNKSAYLGKILDGYSNWAPGEPSGTKAAKTCTKIDDDGQWRATSCEEQLLITCEFSFVSHPSGAPQ; from the exons ATGCTTCTGTTCCTGGCATTCTGTGGCCTTGTTCTCAGAACATCTCTGGCCGTTCCGCAGCAAAAGCAGCAACCGGAATGCTCTTGTGAAG AGATTCAGAGATTGACTGTACGGCTAGACTCTTTGAGTAAGGAGTTGAAGGACCTGAGCACTGCCTTTTATTCCGTCCACAATG CCCGCTCTTTCGGAAGCGGCTCCGAAAGCTTATTTGTGACCAACGGACAAGAAGGCAACTTTGACACCGCGAGCAGCATCTGTCTCCGAGCAAAGGGCGTCGTGCCTGTCCCTGCAAACGAGGCCGAGAATAACGCCCTGATGAAAACGCTGCAGAGGCACAACAAATCAGCTTACCTCGGCAAAATTTTGGATGGGTACTCAAACTGGGCACCCGGGGAGCCGAGCGGCACTAAAGCCGCTAAGACCTGCACGAAAATTGATGACGATGGCCAGTGGAGGGCCACTTCTTGTGAAGAGCAGCTCTTGATCACTTGTGAATTCTCTTTTGTTTCTCATCCGTCTGGAGCACCACAGTAA